The genomic interval TCTTTTCCCAGTCCCTAGAACACCACTCAGGACTCAAGAGACACTGGGAAATTCTTAATgtagaatcaaatgaaaaatgaacaCAGGATACACCATGGTCAATGTCGTGATTCTCCAAAGTCATGCTGTTCTAAACCCGactgctttcttctcttttctcctttctccaggGAAGTTCCACATTTATCTGGGAAAGTGGTAATGAATCCTGGGGTAGACATGGCGGTTGGGTGGAGAGGTCATGGGAGAAATCTGGAATCTCTTTCCTGATAAACTTGGtactctgggctggggatgtggctcaagaggtagcgcgctcgctggtgctgggttcaatcctcaacaccatataaaaatagaataaagatattgtgtccacctaaaactaaaaaataaatattaaaaaaataataataaacttggTACTCTGAACTGGAGGGATGTGGGGGAGGGTGTTGAATTTAAGGGACTTGGCAGGCTTCCCTAGGTTTCCAAATGAGACCTTGACTCTTCTAAACCTTTTAGTGGAAGTGGGGAAGGCCTCCTGAATTGGAACCAGTAGCCAGACTGGTGCAGAGCAGAGCCTCATAGGGAACCCTTGCCTGGCCCCTTCAGGGATCTGAGGGGAAGGTGCTTTATTAACACCCACCTACCATCACCCCTGTAGGCCCAAGGGGAAGCAGGAACCAAGCAACTGTACCCTCTGAGAGAACCAGTCTGGGGTGGTTAAATGATGCCTGAGTAGAAACAAACCCTTTCCAAAGAAGCAAATTTCTAGTTTAAGTGTCAGAGACACAGGAGGAAGCAGGCAGCAAGAGTTTCAAGGACAGGTACTCACGCTGAGGTCCTCGTTGAGGGCACAGGCCTCTAGCACCTCCCCGTACAGCTGGGTGTCAAGAGTCTTCCCGAAGAGGATGTTGTCTCTGATAGTGGCAAACTGGATCCAGGGTTCCTGGGTGGCCAGGCCAAAGCCCTTGGATAGCCCCCACACTGCCACCTGCCCATGCAGCCTAGAGAGAGTCAAGTCAGCAACATGGGGACTAGCTCCCCACTGGGTCTcaccctgcccagcctctgcctcccagaAACTTCCTCAGACAGCTGCCTTCTACACAAAGTTACCCTTAGTGTTACATGACTGAGTTGATGCCCTCTGAGGTTGAGGGGTCCTAATGAGGCTGTCGGCCCATTCTGGCCTGGGAAGAAAGAAACTGCTCTTTGGCTATAGGCAAGCAGCTACCATGTCTATGTGCTCTGGAGCTCAGAAAAGAGTGGGGCACCACACTGTACTCATTCTCACCTGAGAACCACATTATCTGAAAGAACAGGTGACATTGGATggtttttctatctttttatggCACTCTGATATATGAATGATGACACAGTTGAATTCTTGACAATTCAAATGCCTTCCCTTTTCCAGACTAAAACCTCTTTCAGGAAAGGGGTCATATCTTGTCCTTTTGGTACCCCTGGCCCCCCAAAAGATGTCTGATACTCAGCAGGGGCTCAGTAGGTATTTACTAAAGGAGAGCAGAGGACAGCAGACACGGGAGGTCTATTACCTGTGCAATTCCCCAGCAATGGCAGCCAGCAATGAGGTCTTTCCACAGCCTACCTTCCCCACGATGCCCACCAGCATACCCTGCAAAGAAATCAATCACAGTCAGTACCTGTAGTTTGCAGAGGGAGGACAGAGGGGTAGTGGTAGTGGTCTCCCTCTTGAAGCTCTAGGCTGTTAATTCTCCCACTTTTTTGAGGCTTCTCTCTAGGTCCTAGGTAGTGTGCAGGGAAAAGAATTTTCCACTTCACAGGAGAAGTGCACTCAGGGCCTGCCTCCCTGTCTTATCTAGAGAAGCAGGTTTACATGCTCCACTCAGAGTTATTCTGTTCCACAGGCTGAGTGAAGGTCCTCTGAGGGGGAAAGCAGTTTGcagagagaatgagaggaaaCTATCTTAAGAATTCCAGGTATACTCCAAGGCAGGCATCCCAGAATGGGTAAGGGAAAGACTCGAGAAGCTTTGGATCCAGGCTTTGGATCCATGCTGGGCTGCTAAACCTTTCACCAGATTTCCAAAAACCATGGGCAAAAGGTGTCCTTTTCTGTGatttgagtttatattttgttctctcTTCATTTCTTAATTGTAACATACATTCAAAAAGCTATCTTCctgctgaaaaaagaaaaagatccttTAGACATGGGCCAGGGTCTTAGAagctcctttttatatttttggtactggggattgaaaccaggggtgcttatcaagagccacatccccagccctttttatttcttattttgattttatttatttatttatttattttaaaaagagagagaggtagagagagagagaatttttaatatttattttttagttttcggtggacacaacatctttgtatgtggtgctgaggatcgaacctgggccgcacgcatgccaggcaagcgtgttaccgcttgagccatatccccagccctatttcttattttgagacagtgtctcgctaagttccttagggctttgctaagttgctgaggttggttttgaacttgggatcttcctgctttggcctcctgagctgttgagattacagggaatgccaccatgccctgcttcaGAAGCTCCACTTGTCTGTGATGCCCTATAATGCCAGCCAGACTTGACCCATCTGCAAATGAGCACTAGACTCATCTGTGACCTTTCCTGGGATTGTGGGATCAGGTCCCAGAGACAGCTTCTCCCTCTTGCTGGATGCAGCCTGTAAATGGGAGGGCTCTCTGCAGTCACACCTCTTGCCCAATGGAGAGTGGGTCCACAGAGAGAATAAGGCAAACACACACAGCAGCagacagaagagagaaaactctgcAAGTTGAGGCCTGGTCCTGAACTGTTTCTTAGATCTGGTTGCATTCTTGCCTTTGGATTCTACAATTCATCTCTATATCCTTATTACAAATTCTTGTTTGCTTAAGCTAGCTCCAGTAGGTTTCTATGacttacatattaaaaaaaaaaagtcttaaccCAGTAGTAAAATTCCTTTGAAAAATTCCAGCCTTGTCTTGCCTGAACTAAGagggaaaacaaaacatacaacCCAAGCCAGAAATGTGAGCCAAATGTGGTGTAGGCAATTCAGCCATCACTGTAGAACTCTGGGTTGAGCTATGAGGCAAGGGGTTGGACAGAGGTCAGGAGAAAGTGAAAAACTCAGGACTGGGATGAACAGGAGCCACCTTTTCTACCAGAAATTTTCCTGTTGTAAGCTCTTAACTTTGACTATGTAGAATGCCCAAATCATAAGGCTTAACTACTTTTCACTAGACTCGGTAGAGGCTCATCTATCCCCTTTGTAAAATCTTTCATTGAAGGGGTTGCTGGGCCTTTCCCCCAGGTCCCCAGCCTGGGGAGATGCTGAATAAATCGTGGGGTCCATTCTGAACTCTGCAGCCAGTGAAGGACAAAGGGAAGCAAAAGTACTCATTGGTCTGGATTGGGAGGATGTGAGCTGCCTAAAGACCATGGAGAGGTATAATTACTCTGGAAAACTGTGTGTGGGGAAGTGAAATCCAGAGATAAGGTGTTGCTctgtacagtggcacatgcctaaattctcagggactcaggaggcagaggcaggaggttaagaagtttaaggccagcttcagcaacttagtgagaatcctgtctcaaaataaaaaataagaagggctgcagatatagctcagtgctagagcatcCTGGGTCCAATCTTTAGTACTgctagaataaaaacaaaagcaaaatagatGAGGTGTCATCCCTTAGGCTGGAACCTGCTCATCAAACCCCTCCACTCCTTTCCTCAACCATTAGAGCTGAAAGGACATCCAGCTATGATTGGCTCAGCCCTTGTTTATTTGTCACCGAGTTCCCATGTCCCTCATAATCTGGGGACTCTCCCAGGATACTTGTCCAACAAACCTTTTTCACTTCAAGGTGACTAATGAAGGTCTCCTGGCTAGTTCCAGCTGGGTCCCAGGAAAACAAGGCTTCATGCAACTCTAACACTGTAGATGGCTCTGTAGGGGGATCTGAAAAGACAAGAAACCACTTATCTTAGGATCCTAGTCTATCATCAACCTGCCTGGATGGGAAGGGTATATAGGGGGCATGTCATCTGCCCTCATCTACCTGCCAAAAGTAATTCAATCTCAGTCTGGCTCCGCTCTACCCACCCCCCACAGCATCTATGTACAGTGCCCAGGTGGTTACATCCTGCTGCTTCCCAATACCTGAGCTGTAGTATGCCTGGGGATTGTGATTTGGAAGGTCAAGGAAACGCTGGATCCGCACCAAGGACACTTTGGCCTCCAGGAGGCCATTGATGACCCAAGGGAAGTTGTTGAGGGGAAAAATGAGCATGCGCACCAATGCCAGGGCTGTGAACACCTGAGTGGGGTGAAAGGGGAGAAGGTATCACCCAAAGCCTGGGAACTACCTGAGAGCCTGCTTTTCTGAAGGCCCTGTGGACAGGTCTATAGAAGAAAGAACAGAGTAGGAGAGCTAAGGGGTTGACTGGGGAGTCCTTGGGTTATAAACTCCTCTAGGGATCCAGGTTGCatttttgttggtgttttttttttctttttttttggggggggggagtggtacaggggatggaacccaggacctcatacactCTTAAGCACATGTTCCATCACTGAGCTCCACCCTAGCCCTCCAGGCTGTATCTTTACAGATGCCCAGGCCCAGCTCACTCGAGACCTCAGAATTTCTAACTGGTAATAATACCTGGCCCTGACCAGATCCAACACTggattatggattttttttccccaaggtcaTTAGGCTGAGGATAAAGAGATCTAACTGTAAGCCTGGATCTGACAGGAAGTTGCAGTAGAAGGaagagtagaggaagaaaaggagttcCTCCACAGAGGTAAGGCTTATATCTCCaaggtctcaaaaaaaaaaaaaaaaaatcacagtgtcCCCTTGGCTGGGAAGGGATAAGGCAACCAGGgatcttccttctttctttcagagCCAGCACTGAGGGCCTGAACAACATTTCCACTCTACCGCAGTCTCCTCGCCACTGCCTTCCCCTGTGCCTTCCTAGAGCTATCCCCTCCCTTCTCAGCCCTCACCTTGGTAGCAGTGAGCTGGTGCCCCATAAGGACATAGGtaatgaagatgatgatggtgatgacaaCCGGCAAGGCGGCCCACAGGTATACACAGGCTGCGTCCAGGTATTTGATGACTCGGAGTCTTCCCAACTCTCGAGCCCGGTAGGCTTCAACTCGGGCCCCCAGTGCCTTCTCCCACCCAAAGAACTTGATGACTCGAATGCCACTTAGCAGTTCTGTCACAAGCTAGAGACAGGGGATAAGAGAGCAGTGTGAAGTAAAGACACTGCTCATGTGTCTGCTCCTCTGTTTGGATGCTGGGTGGGGTCAACAGATGGCTGAGTGATCCTGGAAGCTCCTCACCTTAACCCGTGCATCCTTATGCTGTAGCATCTCCTGGTTGCTGGCCATGATGCGGGTAGCAATCACTTTGTTGACAGGTACCAGCAGCAGGGCCAAGACCAGACCACCCACAAAGGCCAAGCCCACCTGGTTGTACAACAGATAGAGAGTGATGGCCAGCTGCAGGGGCAGGCCCCAGGCCTCATGGAAGCTGCTGGCAAAGTTTAGTAGCCGCTCAGAGTCAGTGCCTAGTAGGTTGAGGGCCTCCCCAGCAGGAGGACGACTGGGCCCCAGCTGTAAAGTCTTGCGGTATAGGATGTTCAGCACAGCCCCCCGTGCCTGCAGTGTCACCTTGCGTACCTCATACCCATATTGATTCTGTAGCACAGCACCCAATACCGCCCCACTAGCTAGCCCAAGGGCATAGAGCAAGCCATGGCTTAGTGGCTCTTGCCCTTCCTCAAGGAATCCCACCAGCAGGGAGAGCAAAAGAGGCCCTGAGAATCCCACCATGGTTCCCACCAGCTTGAGCAGTCCAAGTGCCAGGTAACGCCGCCCAAAGGCTCCATATAGGGCCCTCCACAGCCGGGCACCCTCTTGCCAGTGTGCCTGAAAGGCCCGGGCCAGGTAGGCTGGATGCAGCCTGCGAGGGAGATGGCAAGTGTCTTGGGGCTGCCggagctctccctgggccccaCGGGCCAGCAAGGGTGCCAGCCAGGCATAGGAAAAGCGTGACAGCCAACTCTCCCCATCTTCAGACACCTCGGGTTCCTGATCCTCAGAAGACAGGAAGGGCTCTTGAGTCCAGGGTTCTTGTGGCCCCCTCGGGGCTGCCCAGCCCAGTCCATAGGCCAAGATTGCTGCCAGCTGCAAAATGAGAAGACAGAGGCGGGCCAGGGGACCTGGGAGAAATGGGGGCAGCAATGTGCCCTTCTGGCAATGCCAGAGCAAGGTCAGCACTAGGGCTGGAGCTGGCAGGAAGGCTGCCAGAGCTAAGGTCAAGGGTCCCCGGGTGAGGCCATGAGGGGAATGAGCTAATGTCCACAGAGCCAGGCTGTGGCTGAGCCAGGCCATAGCTGCCACACACCCTGCCAGAACCTCCAGCCCTATGGGCCCTGGGCCTGCTCCTGGTGGCAAAGCAACTGGAAGGAGATCAAACAGTGGGAAGATGGAGAGTAGGAAAGAAGTTGCAATTCGGAGGTACCATCCAGGATTGCAGGGTAAGTTGTAGTTTGGATTCCTGGGAacaaaggggaagagagaaaagaaggcatGTCATGGCTCAGGGCCCAGACATGCCCCGCACCTACAGGGAATGAACTCCCTCTCTTGCCTTGCACATAGTATCCTTACATCCCCCTCTGACTTCAccttggaacccagggccttgtctcCCAGGAAGCCTTCCCAAATTGATCCATACCATTTCAGAATTCATTCTTTCACCACAGGTATTAACAATTTTGAGTTAAGGATGTACTTACCATGAAggctataattagaaaaaaaaatgcaaacttccACACAAATAACAGTATCagatacaatatttatttttataagtgtcAACCTgctaggcgtggtggcacatgcctgtaatcccaatggctcaggaggctgaagcaggaggatctcaaagccagtctcagcaatggtgaggcactaagcaactcagtgagaccctgcccttattttatttgtttatttttatgtggtgctgaggatcgaacccagtgcctcacacatgccaggcaagtgctctgccgctgagctacagccccagcccaagaccctgtctctaaatacaaaaaagggctggggatgtagctcagtggtcaagtgcccctgagttcaatccccagtaccctcccccccaaaaaagtatcaACCTAAGATTATCCTTAAACTCACCTAAAACATTATGagataaatacaaaattttcttACAAACAGCTTCTATATTCTAATAGAAGAGCCCAAATTTTATAAAGCCtcagaatattatattatttgtcTTTCTACATGGTAAAAAGGGGTGTGGATTAATTTGTGATTCATTTAGCTGAAGAAAAATGGCTTTTCAGTTTTGTCTCTATCTTCTGGgcatagaaaatttttttttaatttgaataatcaAAGAGTCCACATTAATAATCAATAAAGAGCCGGGCATGacagtgcacacctataatcccagtggttcaggaggctgcaAAATGAGAAGACAGAGTAGGGCCAGGGGCCCTGGGAGaaatgggaggatcacaagttcagcaacgtaggcacttagcaactcagcaagaccctgttctaaataatatatataaaaaagggctgggaatgtggctcaagggttaggcactcctgtgttcaatcctcagtaccaaaaaaaaaaaaaaaagaatcaataaaggaaaacaaacctGCAGACATAATATCAGAATGCCTTGAAGGTCATATAAAAAGAGGACTAAATATGCCATGCCCTTTGTTAGCAGAGCTAGATTACTGAAAATGTTTAGCTGGAAACTAAAATACTTTGAGTtttcttaaatgtcccccaaatgaAGTTAGATGGAGGGGTTTTAGATTGGAATCAAAATCAGCCTCTAAAGTatggggggaagaaaaagaatgcaGAGCCCAAGATCATTTTAACCAGTGGCCTATCCTTGGGCAGGTCTCTTTCCCTCCCTATCTCACTTTCCTCTTAGGTACAAAGAGCAATGAGGAGCAACACCCAAAGCTCTCCCATCTCCTTTCCTGAGATTCCAGATCTCTCTAATCCTTATCAGCAAAGCACAGATAGGTGAGTGACAGCCACAATCTCAATTAAGTACAAGATGGTTTTTCTACCTTCTCATTAGACTGTGAGTTCCCAAAGGACAATGccaatttttgtttgcttgtttttggtactgggaattgaacccaggggtgcctagccactgagccacatccccagccctttttgtgtttattttgagacagggtctcgataagttgctgagactggctttgaacttgtgattctcctgcatcagccttctgagccactgggattacaggagtgtgccaccaggcccccaattttttgttttgagatgagaACTCAATGCGTTGTACAggatggttttgaactcctgggctcaagtaatcctGTCCAAGTAATTGAGatttacaagcatgcaccactgtgccaggccaaGACTGTGCCAATTTTTAATAGTGCCTTCTCTGAACAAGCAGCAGAAGTCTGTGCTGACTAATCTGCTCTAGCTTTTTGTCTTGTTTCATGTAAGAGACAAATCAGAATTCCTCCCCAACCAAGCAGGTCTGCTGCTTTTCCTACCAAGGCAGGGATTCATCAGTTTCCTAATACCTCTTGGATAGAGACACTTTTCTCTCTATCAGAGTAGGAACTCCCAAAGGCTGAGATCAGACTGTACTCCTGCTTTTTCAGCAGCCAGAGAGAGACTACCTTTGGCTGTCTGTAGTGATCCAGGAACAAAACTCAAAATCAAAGTGAGTCTAGCACCCACACCTTTCAGTTCTAAACCTGGGAAGCCTTAAGGTCTCCTCTGCAGCTGAGTCTAAATATGCTCTTCTTAGCCTAGTAATACTGAGGTTGCATGGATGGAAGTAGTAGAAACTTAAACACAAGTCATTCTTcttgggctgagaatgtagctcagtgggagagttcctgcctagcatgtatgaagccctagTTTGATCCCCAGGATTGCAattaagaacacacacacacacacacacacacacacacacacacgtcatcTTTCTTAGAACACTGTTCACCTAATTCATGTCAGTTGTATTTGAGTATCTTAAAATCTACAACAGGAATTTCTCCCATGCTTTGGGCCTTTAATATATACTAAGTACTGCACTATACGTTTAAATGCATTATTTAATTTAACCCTCTCGACAATGCTGAGACTAAGAGAAGGTAGATAATTTGCCCAAGAATAGCCACATTGCTAAGTGGTAACACTTGAGCTTTTACATCTGTCTTACTCCAAAGATCTCGAAATTCTGGTGACACTGAGGGGAGATGTGGGTTGCGGGTTAAGTCTGTACGCACACACTGGACAGAAATCTTGCAGCCCTCTCTACTCACCGCGGGGTGCCCAGATGACAGGCACTGAGCACCGCGAGAAGCGTGTGGGGAAGGACGCTGAGCACCAGCTGAGTGAAGCAGTGGCCCGTGGTGTTCCCCTCCCACAGCGGGAGTGGCCGCGCAGTGCTGGTGCCGCACAGCTGAGCCAGGACCCGCTCCACCGACATTTCACCAGAGCGGAATGCTGAGCTAAAAACCAGGAAAGAGAGCTCGTCCAAGGGTACGTCCCAATCGAGTTTCCCCGCCCTGTCCCCGCCCCTCGATCCTGACCCTCCCCTCACTCCCGCCCCAGGCCAGACCCCGCCCACTCTCGCGGTACCTCAgaggatgaaaaagaaatttcactTCCCAGAGTTGGCTGATTTCTGGTCAGGTCCGCTACTCAGCTCAACTCTTCCCACTCCTGTGACTGTCTTCTCCCAGTGATCCGGAACCTCAAACCTAAAGAAGTTGCTTTCCGCCGGATTCCGATACCTCAAGTACAGGTGGATGGAAAAGAACGTGTGGCTGATCAGGCTTCTCGGGCAGGCTCGGCGGGCGCCCCCTAGAGTTGGGAAGACTTACCAGATCGTGTTAGCTCCCCCTTGGCAGGGCTTCTACGCGCGCTTGCGCACCGCTTTCCTCTCGGTGCGGTTTCTGTACACGTGTTCCGCTGCCATCGTACAGTTGTACGGGCCTTGCGTGTGGGCTGGTCTGCTACCTAGCGCAGGTTCATTTTACACCGTCTCACTTGGAATATTCGCTCCTATCCACTCACTGCTTACTAGATGGCACAAGCATTTCACTTAAATGCTTGTAACTTACAGAGCTGAGGTCCAAACGTGCCTGCTACAGTAAGAGGTAACGCTGCTTTAAAACGTTtacaaacatttatatatatatatatatgactatggCCGCGCaggttggtgcacacctgtaatcccagcggctgaagaggctgaggcaggaagattacaagttcataagcaaacctcagcaatttagcgaggctccaaacaacttaaggagacccagtgaggggaaaaaaaattaaagggactaggtaagtggctcagtggttaagcgtccctggattgaattcctggtacaaaaaaaaaaaaaaaaggactcataCGTAAGCAGTGTTGAGAGAGTTGTCTAATAGAGTGCTTAGGGCAAGTGCTTACAGCAAGTGCCTTGCCTAGAGTAGTACTCCAAAAAATAGTTTAGAATACAAGCTTTAGAGTTGGGTAGATggacttgggttcaaatcctgaccACAACAATTTTTAGCAGTGTGATGCTAAGCAAGTTATTTCtgtatcattgttttattttccaggtaTGTATATTGGTAGCTATTTCACACAAGTGTGTGCAGCACATGAAGAAAAGTAGCCCTGTAACAGGGGTCCACTCCCTGCTTTGAACCTACCCTTGCTGATCTGCCCCTgcagctttttgtttgtttgtttgtcttgttttttagttatacgtgggcagaatacttttattttttatggggtgctgaggattgaacccagcgcccgcgtgtgctaggtaagcgctctaccgctgaaccacaactcTCCCCCCACACCacagcttattttaaaactgacacGTTTTttcacctctctcttcccctccctaacCATGTGGGAAGCAAGATTAACCTTTTTCCCCTTCTAGGCCaaattatctgtccttgagttcACACACCACAGGAATGAAGGAATCCAGAAACtggcaccagaagatctaagAAACAGCTAACTAGTAAAGTATGACTCTAGATAGTGCACAGTTTTtgaatcacctttttaaaaatcctgttttCTGACCCTTAGAATCACAGACTCTGGGACAGAAATacactgtgtttctcctttgtagcaaaataaaaactttattccTTTTCCTCATTACTGTATTGGCATTAGGGACAAGGACCCAGTGTTTGGTAGCAGCTCAACGAATAACAACTATGATTACTACATTCAATCTCAACTAGAAGCCTGTTTTTTCTCAATGTCAGGATTAATGttcctattttgaaatattaaaagatgaaaatttgcATTTCACAATCTTTAATAAATAACACATCATCTGGGCAATGACTACTAGTGGCTGCTAATgcacaaaaacagaaacaacctgACATTATGTGTTtctgaatgaaaaacaaaatatttgtaccAAAAACATAGGCTGAATCCAAGTAAGTCACTAGGTCTGATACCAAAAGTTCCCTCCTCGTCTCCATTGTCAATTCAATAGCAAGGacaaagttttgagaaaaaggaaaatgttttactgatttttttttaaagaaagagaaagagagaatttcaatatttatttttcagttttcagcatacacaacatctttgtttgtatatggtgctgaggacgaacctgggccacacgcatgccaggtgagtgtgctaccgcttgagccacatccccagcccctgttttactgatttgctagcaaagaaacacagggaactcctatcccagaggctgtgattctcccCGCCATGGAGAATACAGGTTTTTTTAagatcttgttttgttttgttttgatactgggagtgaatccaggggcactcaaccactgagccacatctcctcagccctattttatacttaaaggcagggtctcactaagttttttagcatctcacagttgctgaggctggctttgaacttgtgatcctctttctcagcctcctaagtagctgagatatcaggcatgcaccaccatgcctggcagaacagagtttttaaaagacaaatccAAGCTGCCCAGGCCAGCACCAAActcgtgaccctcctgcctcagcttcccaatgggttacaggcatgcatctcAATGCCCAGCTCATTTGGTATGTTTTTGAAGTTCACCAATGTTGTAACATGTAACAGTAATTTAccttttacaaaaggaaaaaataaaacccagctATTCTTGTAGGAGATAGATGAGGAGGACATgcaagacagcaggaaacagttttatttggctgcagtcAGGTTCAGAAGTCAAAGCTCTCTCTGTAATCAGTTAATTCCCCTggcagtttcagaactttatacccagcgtGTAAAGGGAGGGGCTCataagttcacagtctgcagaagttctcTACAAAAACAGttctttctttcactgttctgggcaagttaatcCTTCAAGGACAGTGCCTGAGAAAGGGAGAacttctccccttccttctctcctctggTTAGCTGTTACCAAGGACCCAATTAGTatcctcttctctttgaaatgtaaagATCTCTGTGAAGCTCTGGCCCAAGGCCAGAGGCCTCATTAAAGAatatggctggggttgtagctaagcagtagagtgctagcctagcatgtgcgaggcgctgggttcatcctcagcattacataaaaataaattaaataaaggtattgtgtccaactacacctaaaaaataaatattaaaaaataactttgtcTTTCTTATCTCACTTTGCATTGCAAACACACTTCCAGCTTGAAAACTTTTTACAAACTATTACAAATATTGTTACTATAATAGAGtccataaatgtttgtgaaaaactagtaaaggggtgTTCAGTACCTGGAATGCTGATCTCCTTCAGGCCTGTGGCCAAATTTAATTATTGTAAAATAGAGCAAAAGGAAATAGGAAACTTAActacactgaactcttttgcagagatccttttgctgatagtcctaagaTCAATTATAGTGATTTTCTGTGGAAGAGCAGGTGCCAATACAATGTTAAGCTACTAAAGGAATCTTCCTCCCCAGATAAATGGAGATACTTTTAGccataatttctaattttgtaaGGGACCGGCAAACaacg from Ictidomys tridecemlineatus isolate mIctTri1 chromosome 8, mIctTri1.hap1, whole genome shotgun sequence carries:
- the Abcc10 gene encoding ATP-binding cassette sub-family C member 10 isoform X6, whose product is MSVERVLAQLCGTSTARPLPLWEGNTTGHCFTQLVLSVLPHTLLAVLSACHLGTPRNPNYNLPCNPGWYLRIATSFLLSIFPLFDLLPVALPPGAGPGPIGLEVLAGCVAAMAWLSHSLALWTLAHSPHGLTRGPLTLALAAFLPAPALVLTLLWHCQKGTLLPPFLPGPLARLCLLILQLAAILAYGLGWAAPRGPQEPWTQEPFLSSEDQEPEVSEDGESWLSRFSYAWLAPLLARGAQGELRQPQDTCHLPRRLHPAYLARAFQAHWQEGARLWRALYGAFGRRYLALGLLKLVGTMVGFSGPLLLSLLVGFLEEGQEPLSHGLLYALGLASGAVLGAVLQNQYGYEVRKVTLQARGAVLNILYRKTLQLGPSRPPAGEALNLLGTDSERLLNFASSFHEAWGLPLQLAITLYLLYNQVGLAFVGGLVLALLLVPVNKVIATRIMASNQEMLQHKDARVKLVTELLSGIRVIKFFGWEKALGARVEAYRARELGRLRVIKYLDAACVYLWAALPVVITIIIFITYVLMGHQLTATKVFTALALVRMLIFPLNNFPWVINGLLEAKVSLVRIQRFLDLPNHNPQAYYSSDPPTEPSTVLELHEALFSWDPAGTSQETFISHLEVKKGMLVGIVGKVGCGKTSLLAAIAGELHRLHGQVAVWGLSKGFGLATQEPWIQFATIRDNILFGKTLDTQLYGEVLEACALNEDLSILPAGDQTEVGEKGVTLSGGQRARIALARAVYQEKALYLLDDPLAAVDADVANHLLHKCILGVLSHTTRLLCTHRTEYLERADLVLLMEAGHLVRAGPPSEILPLVQAVPKAWAENGQEPDSAKALSVQDPEKTKEGLKVEQNESGRLLQEESKKEGAVALHVYCTYWRAVGQGLAFAILFSLLLMQATSNAADWWLSHWISQLRAARNSSEEMLASTSPGSPRLFSAQLLLFSPGSLYTPVFPLPKAAPNGSSDVRFYLTVYATIAGVNSLCTLLRAVLFAAGTLQAAATLHHRLLHRVLMAPVTFFDSTPNGRILNRFSSDVACADDSLPFLLNILLANAAGLLGLLAVLGFGLPWLLLLLPPLGIMYYRVQYYYRASARELRRLGSLTLSPLYTHLADTLAGLPVLRAAGATYRFEEKNQQLLELNQRCQFSSCATTQWLDIQLQLMGAAVVSAIAGIALVQHQQGLANPGHQLADPGKRGVPGCGVGVPARAAKCPGWGDLPCATWREVGHCRPNGLWQVFPVFGAVPAAGAQYGESAAGRRGHQPARAG